A window of the Butyricimonas virosa genome harbors these coding sequences:
- the pyrB gene encoding aspartate carbamoyltransferase, with translation MNKRSLVSITDYSKEDILEVLKIASEFEKKPNRNLLEGKVVASLFFEPSTRTRLSFETAISRMGGRIVGFSDASSSSTTKGESLKDTTKMVDNYCDLIVMRHPLEGAARFASEVADVPVINAGDGANQHPTQTMLDLYSIYKTQGTLENLNIFMVGDLKYGRTVHSLLQAMSHFNPIFHFISPKELEMPKAYKLFLDDLHIPYYEHTELDDVINDADILYMTRVQRERFADPLEYEKVKNVYILKNSMLAGTKDNMRILHPLPRVNEISEDVDDNKKAYYFQQALNGVYTRQAIIFKALDLKW, from the coding sequence ATGAATAAACGTAGCTTAGTATCCATTACCGACTACTCGAAAGAGGACATTTTGGAAGTATTGAAAATAGCTTCTGAATTTGAGAAAAAACCCAATCGTAATTTATTAGAGGGTAAGGTGGTTGCTTCCCTGTTTTTCGAGCCATCTACTCGTACGCGTTTGAGTTTCGAAACAGCTATTAGTAGAATGGGAGGTCGTATTGTCGGATTTTCCGATGCTTCATCCTCTAGTACGACAAAAGGGGAATCATTGAAAGATACGACCAAGATGGTGGATAACTACTGCGACTTGATTGTGATGCGTCATCCTTTGGAGGGGGCGGCTCGTTTTGCCAGTGAGGTGGCTGATGTGCCGGTAATTAATGCTGGTGACGGTGCTAATCAACATCCGACTCAAACCATGTTGGATTTATATTCTATCTATAAAACGCAGGGAACCCTTGAAAATTTGAATATTTTCATGGTCGGTGATTTGAAATACGGAAGAACGGTTCATTCTTTATTACAGGCCATGAGTCATTTTAACCCGATCTTCCACTTTATTTCTCCGAAAGAATTGGAAATGCCGAAAGCCTATAAGTTGTTCTTGGATGACTTGCATATCCCTTATTACGAGCATACTGAGCTGGATGATGTGATCAATGATGCGGATATTCTTTATATGACACGTGTACAACGTGAACGTTTTGCAGATCCATTAGAGTACGAGAAAGTGAAGAATGTTTATATCTTGAAAAATTCCATGCTAGCAGGAACAAAAGATAACATGAGGATTCTTCACCCGCTACCTCGTGTGAATGAGATCAGCGAAGATGTGGACGATAACAAGAAAGCATATTACTTCCAGCAAGCCTTGAACGGGGTATACACTCGTCAAGCAATTATTTTCAAAGCATTAGATTTAAAATGGTAA
- the pyrI gene encoding aspartate carbamoyltransferase regulatory subunit, with translation MAAKKELQVSAVENGTVIDHIPAEKLFDVINVLGIQNLENTVTFGYNLISSKLGKKGIIKIWNKFLKDDEINKLALVAPTAKINIIKDFEVAEKKAVMVPERVEGIAKCVNPKCITNNQNVRTKFDVVGSSPIVLKCHYCEKLTDQEHIVII, from the coding sequence ATGGCAGCAAAGAAAGAATTACAGGTTAGTGCCGTGGAAAATGGAACGGTAATAGATCATATTCCTGCAGAGAAATTGTTTGACGTGATTAACGTGTTAGGGATTCAAAATCTGGAAAATACAGTCACTTTTGGTTATAACCTAATTAGTAGTAAATTAGGTAAGAAGGGAATTATCAAGATTTGGAATAAATTCTTAAAAGATGACGAGATTAACAAGTTGGCTTTGGTTGCCCCGACAGCAAAAATCAATATAATAAAAGATTTCGAAGTTGCGGAGAAAAAAGCAGTTATGGTGCCGGAACGAGTGGAGGGAATTGCTAAATGTGTGAACCCGAAATGTATTACTAACAACCAGAATGTTCGTACGAAATTTGATGTTGTCGGGAGTTCGCCTATCGTGTTGAAATGTCACTATTGTGAGAAATTAACGGATCAAGAACACATTGTAATCATTTAA
- a CDS encoding HU family DNA-binding protein yields MIMNKRELTKKVAERSGHTQATSALIINTFISCILESLEAGEKVTIQDFGTLAVKQQKTRERFNLITKKVEKYSSYDYIKFITSKSLKNKQKARSLEAKK; encoded by the coding sequence TTGATTATGAACAAAAGAGAACTCACTAAAAAAGTAGCAGAAAGAAGTGGACACACCCAAGCAACTTCAGCATTAATCATTAACACCTTTATCAGTTGTATACTGGAATCTCTTGAAGCAGGTGAAAAAGTTACGATTCAAGACTTTGGAACTTTAGCCGTAAAGCAACAAAAAACAAGAGAAAGGTTCAATTTGATCACCAAAAAAGTGGAAAAATATTCCTCTTACGATTACATCAAGTTTATAACTAGTAAATCGTTAAAGAACAAACAAAAAGCAAGAAGTTTAGAAGCAAAAAAATAG
- a CDS encoding recombinase family protein yields the protein MTIAYLRVSTGKQHLENQKEEIEKFAARKNLTINRWVTEVVSGKKKEHDRKLGRLLKSLKKGDILIVTELSRLSRTLLDIMSILHRCLEMNITVYSTKDGYAFDNSINSKVLAFAFALVAEIEHNLISMRTKEALAHRKSEGVRLGRPPGKGKQNVLLDNREEISHLLEEGMSVSAVCRIYHVSRETFYAVNRKYQLF from the coding sequence ATGACAATAGCATATTTGAGAGTGAGCACAGGAAAACAACATCTTGAGAATCAAAAAGAAGAGATTGAAAAGTTTGCTGCACGAAAGAATTTGACTATAAACCGTTGGGTTACGGAGGTTGTAAGTGGCAAAAAGAAAGAGCATGACCGGAAATTAGGTCGATTGTTGAAAAGTTTGAAGAAGGGAGACATCCTAATCGTTACTGAATTATCCCGATTAAGCCGGACTTTGCTAGACATAATGTCAATACTTCATCGTTGTCTTGAAATGAATATAACGGTTTATAGTACAAAAGACGGTTATGCTTTTGATAATAGTATTAATAGTAAAGTCTTGGCTTTTGCTTTTGCCTTGGTGGCGGAAATCGAGCATAATCTGATCTCGATGAGAACGAAAGAGGCTTTAGCTCATCGGAAGTCCGAGGGAGTACGTTTGGGGCGCCCGCCAGGAAAAGGGAAACAAAACGTGTTGTTGGATAACCGAGAAGAGATTAGTCATTTGCTTGAAGAGGGAATGTCCGTGTCGGCTGTCTGTCGAATTTATCATGTATCGCGAGAAACTTTTTATGCCGTGAACCGGAAGTATCAGCTTTTCTAA
- the pruA gene encoding L-glutamate gamma-semialdehyde dehydrogenase, which produces MPKGVFKLPNITNEPIKSYAPGSPERKELKSQINQLRSIVADVPMIIDGKEVRSGKLVDIRPPHDHHHLLGHYHQGDASHVQMAIDAALKAKPAWEKMSWESRAAIFLKAADLLAGPYRQRMNAVTMLGQSKNAFQAEIDCVAELADFFRFNVKNMYEIYHMQPNSAPGIWNRTVWRPLEGFVFALTPFNFTSIAGNLPGAPALMGNVCVWKPSKTAVYSAHLIMEILKEAGLPDGVINLVYCSGPTAADVIFSHKDFAGIHFTGSTQVFNDIWATIVKNIDKYRSYPRIVGETGGKDYIFADPTACPKEVATAIVRGAFEYQGQKCSAASRAYIPANIWPEVENYVQEDMANIKVGGVEDFTNFVNAVIDEASFVKLSNAIDAANKSEDAEVIIGGHYDMSAGYFIQPTIIQAFKPDYITMREELFGPILTVYVYDPEKVDETLDILDKSSAYALTGAIFSKNRANIEEMTERLTHTAGNFYINDKPTGAVVDQQPFGGGRASGTNDKAGTIFNLLRWVSPQAIKETFVPVTNYMYPNFLEE; this is translated from the coding sequence ATGCCCAAAGGAGTATTTAAACTACCAAACATTACCAATGAACCCATCAAAAGTTATGCCCCGGGTTCTCCGGAAAGAAAAGAATTGAAGTCACAAATCAATCAATTACGTTCTATCGTTGCCGATGTTCCAATGATCATTGACGGGAAAGAAGTTCGCTCGGGGAAACTGGTAGATATTCGTCCACCACATGATCATCATCATCTGCTCGGACATTATCACCAAGGGGATGCCAGCCACGTGCAAATGGCAATTGATGCTGCATTAAAAGCTAAGCCGGCCTGGGAAAAAATGAGCTGGGAAAGTCGGGCTGCCATTTTCTTAAAAGCGGCTGATCTTTTAGCCGGACCTTATCGTCAACGGATGAATGCCGTGACCATGTTAGGACAATCCAAAAATGCTTTCCAGGCAGAAATCGATTGTGTGGCAGAATTAGCTGACTTCTTCCGTTTCAACGTGAAAAATATGTACGAAATATACCATATGCAACCGAATTCCGCTCCGGGAATCTGGAATCGTACAGTATGGCGTCCTTTAGAAGGATTTGTTTTTGCCCTTACTCCATTCAACTTTACCTCTATCGCAGGTAACTTACCGGGAGCCCCAGCATTAATGGGTAATGTTTGCGTATGGAAACCATCCAAGACTGCCGTTTACTCGGCACATCTGATTATGGAAATTCTAAAAGAAGCCGGATTACCTGACGGTGTTATCAACTTGGTTTACTGTTCAGGTCCGACGGCTGCCGATGTTATTTTCTCTCATAAAGATTTTGCAGGTATACATTTCACCGGATCAACTCAAGTATTCAATGATATTTGGGCTACTATCGTGAAAAACATTGATAAATACAGAAGTTATCCGAGAATTGTTGGGGAAACCGGAGGTAAGGACTATATCTTCGCCGACCCGACAGCATGTCCTAAAGAAGTGGCAACAGCCATCGTACGCGGGGCATTCGAGTATCAAGGACAAAAATGTTCTGCCGCCTCACGCGCCTACATTCCAGCCAATATCTGGCCCGAAGTAGAAAACTACGTGCAAGAGGATATGGCCAACATAAAAGTTGGTGGAGTTGAAGATTTCACGAACTTTGTAAACGCTGTTATTGACGAGGCCTCTTTCGTTAAATTGTCTAACGCAATTGATGCAGCAAACAAATCGGAAGATGCAGAAGTGATTATCGGCGGTCATTACGATATGAGTGCAGGATATTTTATCCAACCGACCATTATCCAAGCTTTTAAACCGGATTACATTACCATGCGGGAAGAATTATTCGGTCCGATCTTAACCGTTTACGTTTATGATCCGGAAAAAGTAGATGAAACATTAGATATTCTGGATAAGTCATCAGCTTATGCTCTTACCGGAGCTATTTTCTCTAAAAATCGTGCCAACATCGAGGAAATGACAGAACGTTTAACTCACACGGCCGGAAATTTCTACATTAACGATAAACCAACAGGAGCTGTTGTTGACCAGCAACCTTTCGGTGGTGGTCGTGCATCCGGTACTAATGATAAAGCGGGAACGATCTTCAATTTATTGCGTTGGGTTTCACCACAAGCCATTAAAGAAACGTTTGTTCCGGTAACGAACTATATGTATCCTAATTTCTTGGAAGAATAG
- a CDS encoding ABC-F family ATP-binding cassette domain-containing protein produces the protein MISINNVSVLFGDYALLDSISFLVNKRDRIGLTGRNGAGKSTLLKILAGIQEPSEGSVSVPSGLKIGYLPQTKVYAEGKTVRKEAETAFNDVLDLQAELEHLHRELGERTDYESDSYMALIDKLNVKTEMLHMRGADNMDGEVEVVLKGLGFRQEDLERRCEEFSGGWRMRIELAKILLARPDVFLLDEPTNHLDIESISWLESFLQGYPGAVVLVSHDRAFLDNITTRTVEISLGKIYDYKVSYTRFTELRKERIEQQQRAYENQQKQIKDTEDFIERFRYKATKAVQVQSRIKQLEKIERIEIEQEDSARINVRFQPAVRSGDIVVSGRDLSKAYGDHVVLHEVNLDVLRGEKVAFVGRNGEGKTTLVKMIMDQIPYEGNLKIGHNVNIGYFAQNQADLLDPSLSVLDTVDQVAVGEIRKKIRDILGAFLFSGEDVDKKVKVLSGGERTRLAMVRLLLEPYNVLILDEPTNHLDMRTKDILKDALKKFEGTVIVVSHDRDFLLGLADKVYEFSNKGIKEYLGGVAHFLEAKKLECFREYEQMHPRKLQQEDVVEEEIVSENKIAFEERKQWNKEIKKSEVKIEKLEVEIADLEQKIGDAEGKMAEGVINDGLLKTYDEMKKRLEVCMEEWEEENGHLEELKARN, from the coding sequence ATGATTTCAATTAATAATGTAAGTGTTTTATTTGGAGATTACGCATTGCTTGACTCTATCTCTTTTCTGGTGAACAAAAGAGATCGGATTGGTCTGACTGGGCGTAATGGGGCCGGAAAGTCTACATTATTGAAGATATTGGCCGGGATACAGGAGCCTTCCGAGGGGAGTGTATCTGTTCCTTCCGGGTTAAAAATTGGGTATTTGCCACAGACGAAAGTGTATGCAGAAGGTAAGACCGTGCGGAAAGAGGCGGAAACAGCGTTTAATGACGTGCTGGATTTGCAGGCAGAATTGGAGCATTTGCATCGGGAACTGGGCGAGCGTACAGACTACGAGTCGGATAGTTATATGGCGCTGATTGATAAATTGAACGTGAAGACCGAGATGTTGCATATGCGAGGAGCGGATAATATGGACGGTGAAGTTGAGGTCGTGTTGAAAGGATTGGGATTTCGGCAAGAAGATCTGGAACGGCGGTGCGAGGAATTTAGTGGGGGATGGCGTATGCGGATCGAGCTGGCTAAAATATTATTGGCTCGTCCCGATGTTTTTTTATTGGATGAGCCGACAAATCATTTGGATATAGAGTCTATATCTTGGTTGGAGTCATTCTTGCAAGGTTATCCCGGGGCTGTGGTTCTCGTTTCACATGACCGTGCATTTTTGGATAATATTACTACCCGGACGGTAGAGATCTCACTGGGAAAGATATATGATTATAAAGTATCGTACACACGTTTTACTGAATTACGTAAAGAACGTATCGAGCAACAGCAACGTGCTTACGAGAATCAACAAAAACAGATTAAGGATACAGAGGATTTTATCGAGCGTTTCCGTTATAAGGCGACGAAAGCAGTACAGGTGCAATCCCGAATCAAACAGTTGGAAAAGATAGAACGAATCGAGATAGAACAGGAAGATTCTGCACGGATCAATGTGCGATTCCAGCCGGCAGTACGTTCGGGGGATATTGTCGTGAGTGGGCGGGATTTGAGTAAAGCGTATGGTGATCACGTGGTACTGCATGAAGTAAATCTTGATGTGCTGAGGGGAGAGAAAGTTGCTTTTGTCGGAAGGAACGGAGAAGGTAAAACAACTTTGGTGAAAATGATCATGGATCAGATTCCCTATGAGGGAAACTTGAAGATCGGGCATAACGTGAATATCGGGTATTTTGCGCAAAATCAAGCTGATTTACTTGATCCTTCGTTGAGTGTTCTGGATACGGTAGATCAAGTGGCAGTAGGTGAAATTCGGAAGAAAATCCGGGATATATTAGGGGCTTTTCTATTTTCCGGTGAGGATGTTGACAAGAAGGTGAAGGTGCTTTCCGGGGGAGAGCGTACTCGCTTGGCAATGGTACGTTTGTTATTAGAACCTTATAACGTGTTAATCTTGGATGAGCCGACGAATCATCTGGATATGCGCACGAAAGATATATTGAAAGATGCGTTGAAGAAGTTCGAAGGTACCGTGATTGTCGTTTCTCATGACAGGGATTTCCTGCTTGGATTGGCAGATAAGGTTTATGAATTCTCCAACAAGGGAATAAAGGAATACCTGGGAGGAGTTGCGCATTTCCTAGAGGCTAAGAAACTGGAATGTTTTCGGGAATATGAACAGATGCACCCTCGAAAATTGCAGCAGGAGGATGTTGTGGAAGAGGAGATTGTTTCTGAAAATAAAATTGCTTTTGAGGAACGGAAACAATGGAATAAAGAGATTAAAAAGTCAGAAGTGAAGATCGAGAAGTTAGAGGTAGAAATTGCTGATTTGGAACAAAAAATCGGGGACGCGGAGGGAAAAATGGCAGAAGGCGTGATTAATGATGGGTTATTAAAAACTTATGATGAGATGAAAAAACGCTTGGAAGTTTGTATGGAAGAATGGGAAGAGGAGAATGGGCATTTGGAAGAATTGAAAGCTAGAAATTAA
- the rlmB gene encoding 23S rRNA (guanosine(2251)-2'-O)-methyltransferase RlmB, translated as MAKFKQECIFGIRAVMEAIQDEKEIDKVMFRQGIKGDLFQQLFSLVRERQIQFQYVPEEVFKPFAGKNHQGVLAEISPIPYQDINTVVDTVVAEGKMPLILILDRITDVRNLGGIARTAECAGVSAILIPNKNSAKISSDAIKTSAGALYHLPVCREKNLKKTIKELKRRGLTLFAATEKADKFYTEVDMKEGCMIIMGAEDTGIDEELLVLADQQIKIPQYGKIESLNVSAAAAILVYEAVRQRR; from the coding sequence ATGGCAAAGTTTAAACAAGAGTGTATTTTCGGAATCCGGGCCGTGATGGAGGCTATACAGGATGAGAAGGAAATTGACAAGGTTATGTTCCGTCAGGGAATAAAGGGGGATTTGTTCCAACAATTATTTTCGCTGGTGCGTGAACGTCAGATTCAGTTCCAGTATGTACCCGAAGAGGTGTTTAAACCATTTGCCGGGAAAAATCATCAAGGAGTTTTAGCAGAGATTTCTCCAATTCCTTACCAAGACATAAATACGGTCGTGGATACTGTGGTGGCGGAAGGGAAAATGCCATTAATACTTATCTTGGATCGGATTACTGATGTCCGAAATCTGGGTGGAATTGCCCGTACGGCAGAGTGTGCTGGGGTGAGCGCCATTTTAATTCCGAATAAGAATTCTGCAAAAATATCTTCTGATGCGATTAAAACATCTGCCGGGGCTTTGTACCATTTGCCTGTTTGTCGGGAGAAGAATCTCAAAAAGACGATAAAAGAATTGAAACGAAGAGGGTTAACTTTATTTGCTGCCACGGAGAAAGCGGATAAATTTTATACCGAAGTGGATATGAAAGAGGGATGTATGATTATTATGGGAGCGGAAGATACCGGTATTGATGAAGAGTTGTTAGTGTTGGCTGATCAACAAATTAAAATTCCCCAGTATGGGAAAATAGAATCTCTGAATGTTTCTGCTGCTGCCGCAATCTTGGTGTATGAGGCGGTGAGACAAAGAAGGTAG
- a CDS encoding putative LPS assembly protein LptD — protein MQVRLYTGLFIKKCIILTMIALPIILSSNGLASEIIFGQNLFITAIDTTGQPGDSIRIVYDSAGIPIDTIRKDSTQSKPLFDDLIDYNADDSVRFSIQEKKVYLYGNGFVKYLTTELRADYIELDMDKKLAMATGVPDSVGKLKGTPKFKDGGQEFESTELHYNFDTKKGYVTEIITQEGEGYIQGKTTKKMSDSVYCVKHGMYTTCDEHDHPHFGLNMSKAKMIKDKKIFVGFTNLELEGIPLPIFIPFGFFPITKKATSGIIMPTYGEERMRGFNLRGGGYYIYINDYIDMNITGDIYTNGSWGLQYATQYRKRYKFNGNLNFTISKNYVSEKGLPDYQESSDWSVRWTHTQDGKANPYSSFSASVDMSSANNNYYNANTVDGIANQRKQSSISWSKKWPESPFSLSGSFNHSQNSRDSSIAITLPNLSLRMTQIYPFRKKGKSGEMKWYDNIGVSYSAELRNSIQTKEDKLFKSSFERDWSNGFKHNIPISLQFKIAKDVTFTPSLNYNGYLNLKTIEKIWIPDTSANGGQFITRDVPGLNYSHDYSASGSIGYTPTIYGMFMFKPGCKVVAIRHMIRPSISASYTPAIKPLGNYKKSYFDGEKEVEYDIHEGLTYRPNTTGGKQSGSISFSLDNNVEMKVRNDKDTTGDEEFKKVKLLESFRLSTSYNPFADSMNFSNISISARTKILNNKVDLNFSGTIDPYAIDTNNVRYNKYHGKLGRLTNATISTNFSFSADNGQNKEKKNDLVGGFYDDYMDFDVPWNISISYNFTYSRPSPYRSPTISQIVNFSGDLSLTPKWKINFQSGYDIKNKEVTSTSFGVTRDLHCWEMTFNCMPFGQHQSYNFEIHVRSSLLRDLKLTKRDSWYDRRL, from the coding sequence TTGCAAGTTAGATTATATACAGGGCTTTTTATTAAGAAATGTATCATTTTAACAATGATCGCCCTGCCCATAATACTCTCATCGAATGGCTTGGCGTCCGAGATTATTTTCGGACAAAATCTCTTTATCACGGCCATTGACACAACGGGACAACCCGGTGATAGCATTCGTATCGTTTACGATTCTGCAGGAATCCCGATAGACACTATTCGTAAGGATTCCACACAATCCAAACCTCTATTCGACGACCTGATCGATTATAACGCAGACGATTCTGTCAGATTTTCAATACAAGAGAAAAAAGTATATCTATACGGAAATGGTTTCGTGAAATACCTCACGACAGAGTTAAGAGCCGATTACATCGAGCTGGACATGGATAAAAAATTAGCCATGGCAACCGGAGTACCCGATTCTGTCGGCAAATTAAAAGGGACACCCAAATTTAAAGATGGTGGTCAGGAATTTGAAAGTACTGAATTACATTATAATTTTGACACGAAAAAGGGGTACGTAACCGAGATTATCACCCAGGAAGGAGAAGGTTATATTCAAGGGAAAACGACCAAAAAAATGAGTGACTCCGTCTATTGCGTGAAACACGGTATGTACACGACCTGCGACGAACACGACCATCCTCACTTTGGGCTAAACATGAGCAAGGCGAAAATGATCAAAGACAAAAAGATATTCGTCGGTTTCACCAATTTGGAATTGGAAGGAATTCCTTTACCGATCTTTATCCCTTTCGGCTTTTTTCCGATCACGAAAAAAGCCACGTCAGGAATTATCATGCCCACTTACGGAGAGGAACGAATGAGAGGATTTAACTTGAGGGGGGGGGGATACTATATTTATATCAATGACTATATTGATATGAACATCACCGGGGACATTTACACCAACGGTTCTTGGGGGTTACAATACGCAACCCAATACCGTAAAAGGTACAAATTTAACGGAAATCTGAACTTCACGATCAGTAAAAACTATGTCAGTGAAAAGGGGTTGCCTGATTATCAGGAATCATCTGACTGGTCTGTACGCTGGACCCACACGCAAGATGGGAAAGCAAACCCGTACAGTTCATTCTCAGCTTCCGTGGATATGTCATCCGCTAATAACAACTACTATAATGCCAACACGGTGGACGGAATTGCCAACCAAAGAAAGCAATCCAGTATTTCGTGGAGTAAAAAATGGCCGGAAAGCCCGTTCAGTTTGAGTGGTTCATTCAATCATAGCCAGAATAGCCGGGATTCCTCTATTGCTATAACATTACCGAATTTGAGTCTCCGAATGACACAAATCTATCCTTTCCGTAAAAAAGGGAAAAGCGGTGAAATGAAATGGTATGATAATATTGGTGTATCTTATTCTGCTGAATTAAGAAATAGTATCCAAACCAAAGAAGACAAGTTGTTCAAATCTTCTTTTGAAAGAGACTGGAGTAATGGATTTAAACACAATATTCCGATCAGTTTACAATTTAAGATTGCCAAGGACGTGACCTTCACTCCTTCTTTAAATTACAACGGTTACTTGAACCTCAAAACCATTGAAAAAATATGGATCCCGGACACGAGTGCTAACGGTGGGCAATTTATCACTCGGGATGTCCCCGGGTTGAATTACTCGCACGATTATTCAGCCAGTGGATCAATCGGGTATACCCCAACCATATATGGTATGTTCATGTTCAAACCGGGATGTAAAGTCGTTGCCATCCGGCACATGATACGTCCTTCCATATCGGCATCCTATACCCCCGCCATCAAACCCTTAGGTAACTACAAAAAGAGCTACTTCGATGGAGAAAAAGAGGTTGAATATGACATTCACGAAGGTTTAACCTATCGTCCGAACACTACCGGCGGCAAACAATCCGGGAGTATTAGTTTCAGTTTGGATAACAATGTCGAAATGAAAGTCCGAAATGACAAGGATACAACCGGAGACGAAGAATTCAAAAAAGTAAAACTTTTGGAAAGTTTCAGACTTTCAACATCTTATAATCCTTTCGCCGACAGTATGAACTTTTCAAATATCTCCATAAGCGCACGTACCAAAATATTGAATAACAAAGTAGATTTGAATTTCAGTGGTACCATTGACCCTTACGCAATAGATACAAATAATGTAAGATATAATAAATATCACGGAAAACTAGGACGTTTAACCAACGCAACAATCTCTACCAATTTTAGTTTTTCCGCAGATAACGGACAAAATAAAGAAAAAAAGAATGACCTAGTAGGAGGGTTTTACGATGATTACATGGATTTCGATGTTCCTTGGAATATAAGTATCAGTTACAATTTTACCTATTCAAGGCCCAGTCCTTATAGAAGTCCAACGATTAGTCAGATTGTTAACTTCTCGGGAGACCTCTCGTTAACCCCAAAATGGAAGATAAACTTTCAATCGGGATATGATATTAAAAACAAAGAAGTAACTTCAACCAGCTTTGGTGTCACGAGAGACTTGCATTGTTGGGAAATGACATTCAACTGTATGCCGTTCGGACAGCACCAGTCTTACAACTTTGAAATTCACGTCCGATCCTCTTTATTGAGGGATTTGAAATTAACCAAACGAGATTCTTGGTATGATCGAAGACTTTAA
- a CDS encoding N-acetylmuramoyl-L-alanine amidase, with translation MINQCRFICFLLVIFLLEGSNSLIAQEALGKINCICIDAGHGGKDPGAISGKLREKDITLAIALKLGKMVKSAYPDLKVVYTRSKDVAVDLRERGRIANKAKAQLFISIHVNKFSKSSVRGVETYVLGLHKSEASFQVAMKENEAIHYEEDYSVKYDGFDPKKAESYIMFNFLKNSHLKNSMEFAAPIQKELIARTRMPDREVRQAGFIVLMDVGMPAVLIETGFISNPNDQKILTSESGQTNIARAIFTAFQAYKNNVERNSVVLTGGQDEQKVIQKQTPQVQKQNQKTSTVEKKEVEKSVTVSGKNDLFYAIQVASSKTQIKDLRYLKLKDKVEELKGTDRYRYYVKKTSSYEKALEFQQEVRKTVRDCFIIAVYKGKQITVVEARKLEQKK, from the coding sequence ATGATAAATCAGTGCAGGTTCATATGTTTCTTGTTGGTAATCTTTTTATTAGAAGGTTCAAATTCTTTGATTGCACAAGAGGCTTTGGGTAAAATTAATTGTATTTGTATTGATGCCGGACATGGAGGAAAAGATCCGGGGGCCATCAGTGGAAAGCTGAGAGAAAAAGATATAACGTTGGCAATCGCTTTGAAATTGGGGAAAATGGTGAAGAGTGCCTATCCTGATTTGAAGGTTGTGTACACGAGATCAAAAGATGTCGCCGTGGATTTGAGAGAACGGGGACGGATTGCGAATAAGGCCAAAGCGCAATTATTTATATCCATTCATGTGAACAAGTTTTCTAAATCAAGCGTAAGAGGCGTGGAAACATACGTGCTGGGGTTGCATAAGTCGGAGGCCAGTTTTCAGGTTGCCATGAAAGAGAACGAGGCTATTCATTACGAAGAGGATTATTCTGTGAAATATGATGGTTTTGATCCGAAAAAGGCAGAGTCATATATCATGTTTAATTTTTTGAAGAATAGCCATTTGAAGAATAGTATGGAGTTTGCCGCACCTATACAAAAGGAGTTAATTGCTAGAACTCGTATGCCGGATCGGGAAGTAAGGCAAGCGGGATTTATCGTGTTGATGGACGTGGGGATGCCGGCTGTTCTGATCGAGACCGGTTTTATTTCGAATCCGAATGATCAAAAGATTTTAACGTCTGAATCGGGACAAACGAATATTGCCCGGGCTATATTTACGGCTTTTCAGGCCTATAAGAATAACGTGGAACGTAACAGTGTCGTGTTGACCGGTGGGCAGGATGAACAAAAAGTGATACAAAAGCAGACTCCGCAGGTGCAAAAGCAAAACCAGAAAACTTCCACGGTAGAAAAGAAAGAAGTAGAGAAGAGTGTAACGGTTTCTGGTAAGAATGATTTGTTTTATGCTATACAAGTTGCCTCTTCCAAGACACAAATAAAAGATCTTCGATATCTGAAATTGAAAGATAAGGTGGAGGAGCTAAAGGGAACAGACCGTTACCGGTATTACGTGAAGAAAACTTCGAGTTACGAGAAAGCGTTAGAGTTTCAACAAGAAGTTCGGAAAACGGTAAGGGATTGCTTTATTATTGCTGTCTATAAAGGAAAACAAATTACCGTAGTAGAGGCAAGAAAGTTAGAACAGAAAAAATAA